The genome window GTGGCGATGAATGGCCCCCACATCAAATGCTGGTTCAGATGCGCTTTCGCAAGCTGGCCCCGGCCATCGACGGACAGGCTCAGCAGCGCCGCATCACCTTCACGGGAATGAACCGGGAACGTCGCTCCGGTCACCAGGCCATGGGCCTGTGCATCTTCACGGAACTGTTGCTGCGCGGGGGAGCGGTACATCGCATCGTTCCATACCAGAGGGGCGAGCGAATGCAGGGCATGGTCGACAGTCGGATCAATCGCGGCATAGTTTTTTGCTTCGTAGTGCTCACGCCAGAGATGGTCATAATTCGACTCGATCCGCGCGACTACACGAGCGCCATCCAGTGCAAACCGGCCGGCATACAGCACGGCCGAAAACCCCAACTGGCGCGTAACAGCGAACAGCTGACTACGCAAGGTTTCGGCATCCGTGCAGGCCCCCAGTGCCAGAACGGCATGAAGATGTAACGCATGGTCCGGTGTCAATGCCATTTCAAATCCCAGTTGCACAGGCAGCAACAACGGCACCAACAGCGGCAGTGGCAACCAGCAGCAGTCGCTACTGGTTCAGCTTGTGCGGCATTGCGTCGCACGCTTGTCCTCGCCGTTAAGAATCCTGACATTGATGGCCTACCCTACCTGTTCTTGTAGTTGTTGCACTCAAACCGCCGGGCTATAGTCCGAAAGCCTTCCGAGGGCAACTCTTCCAGATGCAGAAGGCGCGACACCCACCAAGAGGCCGTCCGTCTTCCTCATCTTTCTTCTGTCTCTCCTCCTGGTTTTCATCCCTTCCCAAGTTTTTATGCTGAGTCTTGCCGTGCGGTCGCCCTCGCCCGGCAGGACGCTCA of Paraburkholderia bonniea contains these proteins:
- a CDS encoding autoinducer binding domain-containing protein, with the protein product MALTPDHALHLHAVLALGACTDAETLRSQLFAVTRQLGFSAVLYAGRFALDGARVVARIESNYDHLWREHYEAKNYAAIDPTVDHALHSLAPLVWNDAMYRSPAQQQFREDAQAHGLVTGATFPVHSREGDAALLSLSVDGRGQLAKAHLNQHLMWGPFIATMVQDAMRKIVKGGALEQRPELTPRENEVLKWLASGKTSWDIAALLGISEHGVVHHVRNILVKFDVTTRRQAVAKAIALGMI